In a single window of the Deinococcus aetherius genome:
- a CDS encoding alpha/beta hydrolase, translating into MSAEAFPPPDLELQEDVPFSAYGLCLDVLRPRRRASTPAPAVLHLHGGAWVMFGKWPVANVFFARAGFVTVSVDYRLAPGTLFPAQIHDAKTAVRWLRAHSDVYGIDPRRIGVWGISAGAHLAGLLGTTAGSSGLEGLGGDWEGWSSEVQAIGNVCGVMDFLDPGMPFGPEPFPLFGAPLAERPDLAVLASPVAHVSAGSAPFLHLHGRHDREVPISQARRMHAALEAAGARSELVELDGDHYINETHQAEVEGKLLAFFRRELAHE; encoded by the coding sequence GTGTCTGCCGAAGCCTTCCCGCCCCCCGACCTCGAACTTCAGGAGGACGTGCCCTTCAGTGCATACGGCCTGTGTCTCGACGTGCTGCGGCCACGGCGGCGGGCTTCCACACCTGCACCCGCCGTTCTCCACCTCCACGGGGGCGCATGGGTGATGTTCGGCAAGTGGCCGGTGGCGAACGTTTTCTTTGCCCGGGCGGGGTTCGTGACCGTCTCCGTGGACTACCGCCTCGCACCGGGCACCCTCTTCCCTGCCCAGATTCACGACGCTAAGACGGCGGTGAGGTGGCTGCGTGCCCACAGCGATGTCTACGGCATCGACCCAAGGCGCATCGGCGTCTGGGGGATCAGCGCGGGAGCCCACCTCGCTGGCCTGCTGGGTACGACCGCCGGTTCGTCTGGACTGGAGGGCTTAGGCGGCGACTGGGAAGGCTGGTCCTCCGAGGTTCAGGCCATTGGCAACGTTTGCGGCGTGATGGACTTCCTCGACCCTGGGATGCCGTTCGGCCCGGAGCCCTTCCCCCTGTTCGGCGCACCCCTGGCCGAGCGGCCTGACCTCGCTGTGCTGGCAAGTCCGGTAGCCCACGTCTCGGCCGGTTCTGCGCCGTTTCTCCACCTGCACGGCAGGCACGACCGGGAGGTTCCCATCTCCCAGGCGCGGCGGATGCACGCGGCGCTGGAGGCGGCGGGTGCCCGAAGCGAGCTTGTGGAACTGGACGGCGACCACTACATCAATGAGACCCACCAGGCCGAGGTCGAAGGCAAACTCCTGGCCTTTTTCCGACGGGAACTCGCTCACGAGTAG